A genome region from Flavobacterium sp. CFS9 includes the following:
- a CDS encoding aromatic hydrocarbon degradation protein, with amino-acid sequence MKSKIACLSCFILMSLASFSQSISSSPYSLYGVGSVYDSNFGIIPSIGASGIALPSATFINNLNPASLGYLPQNHFMFDVGGKSISTTYQSSSKSESRNNFQFSHLAFAFPVTKNSGFSIAIRPYSSAAFKISNLKLPIENSQDFYYLTATGSGGLNNLDLSYGYRFGKKLSVGASASVLFGNTKDSRSFLIMNSITSIQKNTNYNGLRATLGAQYQIDSTLTVATTFKVPSQIKASKVQTVQTIADDVVTTIESDVASDTDDYYMPLEMGIGISKRFKNNLNITLDYEKSLWGNTNQSELYGNFVNQDRFALGFTYSGRKNIRKYWDRVQYAAGVNFDTGYLEIDGKRVNNAAISIGLNLPLENTYSSLNISYSYGQRGRVSDNLIKENYHKISLSLSLDGIWFVKRKFE; translated from the coding sequence ATGAAAAGTAAAATTGCCTGTCTAAGCTGCTTCATTTTGATGTCGTTAGCGTCGTTTTCTCAAAGTATTTCAAGTTCTCCTTACTCGTTGTATGGTGTAGGAAGTGTATACGATTCTAATTTTGGAATCATTCCCTCCATAGGAGCTTCGGGAATTGCTTTGCCTTCTGCCACTTTTATCAACAATTTAAATCCGGCATCACTGGGATATTTGCCACAGAATCATTTTATGTTTGATGTAGGAGGAAAATCTATTTCGACTACTTATCAAAGCAGTTCAAAAAGCGAAAGCCGTAATAATTTTCAGTTCTCTCATTTGGCTTTTGCTTTTCCGGTGACTAAAAACTCAGGATTTAGTATTGCGATACGTCCATATTCGAGTGCTGCTTTTAAAATCTCGAATTTAAAATTACCTATCGAAAACAGTCAGGATTTTTACTATTTAACGGCAACCGGCTCCGGAGGATTAAATAATCTGGATTTGTCTTACGGCTACCGATTTGGTAAGAAATTGTCCGTTGGAGCTTCAGCGTCTGTCCTGTTTGGAAATACAAAAGACAGCAGGAGTTTCTTAATTATGAATTCTATTACAAGTATTCAGAAAAACACAAATTACAATGGTCTTCGGGCAACATTAGGTGCGCAGTATCAAATTGATTCCACTCTTACTGTTGCTACAACATTTAAAGTACCAAGTCAGATTAAAGCATCCAAAGTACAGACGGTTCAAACTATTGCCGATGATGTTGTTACAACCATAGAGTCTGACGTGGCTTCAGACACAGACGATTATTATATGCCTTTAGAAATGGGTATTGGGATCAGTAAACGTTTTAAGAACAACTTAAACATAACGCTGGATTACGAAAAAAGCTTGTGGGGCAATACCAATCAATCTGAATTGTATGGCAATTTCGTAAATCAGGATCGATTCGCCCTGGGATTTACATACAGTGGAAGGAAAAATATCCGTAAATATTGGGATAGGGTTCAGTATGCCGCAGGTGTAAACTTTGACACCGGTTATCTCGAAATTGATGGTAAAAGAGTTAATAATGCCGCAATTTCAATAGGGCTTAATTTGCCTCTTGAAAATACCTATTCGTCGTTAAATATTTCCTATTCGTACGGACAAAGAGGAAGAGTTTCAGATAATCTGATCAAAGAAAATTATCATAAAATATCCCTTAGTTTATCTCTGGACGGAATTTGGTTCGTTAAGCGAAAATTTGAATAA
- the murI gene encoding glutamate racemase: MTNNNPIGVFDSGIGGTSIWNAIHDLLPNEKTIYLADSKNAPYGQRTKEEIVALSKKNVDFLLEQNCKLIVVACNTATTNAIRELRADYDIPFIGIEPAIKPAANNSKTQVIGILATQGTLNSELFNKTAEMFQHTTIIEQVGHGLVQLIEDGNLYSPEMTQLLESYLRPMIDANIDYLVLGCSHYPYLIPQIKKILPEHIHIIDSGEAVARQTQNILREKVGFSTSPKSEPVFYVNSNPEVLKSILNYKYPVIEKDF; encoded by the coding sequence ATGACAAACAACAATCCTATAGGCGTTTTTGATTCCGGTATTGGAGGAACTTCCATCTGGAATGCCATTCATGATCTGCTTCCTAACGAGAAGACTATTTATTTAGCCGACAGCAAAAATGCTCCTTACGGTCAAAGAACAAAAGAAGAGATTGTTGCTCTAAGTAAAAAAAATGTAGATTTTTTACTGGAACAAAACTGTAAACTAATCGTGGTTGCCTGCAATACTGCTACGACCAATGCTATTCGTGAGCTTCGCGCTGATTATGACATTCCCTTTATAGGAATTGAGCCAGCAATTAAACCGGCTGCCAACAATTCAAAAACGCAGGTTATTGGAATATTAGCCACGCAAGGAACGTTAAACAGCGAACTGTTCAATAAAACTGCCGAAATGTTTCAGCATACGACCATTATTGAGCAAGTGGGTCACGGACTTGTTCAGCTTATTGAAGACGGGAACTTATATTCTCCGGAAATGACTCAATTACTGGAATCTTATTTACGACCAATGATTGATGCTAATATCGATTATCTTGTTCTGGGATGCAGTCATTACCCCTACTTGATTCCACAAATCAAAAAGATTCTTCCGGAACACATTCACATTATTGATTCGGGAGAAGCAGTTGCCAGACAAACACAAAATATCCTGCGCGAGAAAGTTGGTTTTTCTACCAGTCCAAAAAGCGAACCTGTGTTTTATGTCAATTCAAATCCCGAAGTTTTAAAATCAATTTTGAACTATAAATACCCTGTTATCGAAAAGGATTTTTAA
- a CDS encoding OmpH family outer membrane protein translates to MMKQIKTLLIAAILVLGASNTMNAQAKVAHVDVSEIMSKMPAMLDAQNQLQKLSGTYDAEYKKMVDEYQVKIKKYEGEAATVTDAVNGERSKEVQDMQKRIVDYRDNAQKELQQKETDIVKPLMEKVKASIQKVGKAKGFQYILDGSTLLLADGPNITADVKKDLGF, encoded by the coding sequence ATGATGAAACAAATCAAAACTTTACTAATTGCTGCAATACTAGTTTTAGGAGCAAGTAACACGATGAACGCGCAAGCTAAGGTAGCTCACGTTGATGTTAGCGAGATTATGTCGAAAATGCCTGCAATGCTAGACGCTCAAAACCAACTGCAAAAATTAAGTGGTACATATGATGCTGAATACAAAAAAATGGTTGACGAATATCAAGTAAAAATCAAAAAATACGAAGGAGAAGCTGCAACTGTAACTGACGCTGTAAACGGAGAACGTTCTAAAGAAGTTCAGGACATGCAAAAAAGAATTGTTGACTACAGAGACAACGCTCAAAAAGAATTACAACAAAAAGAAACTGACATCGTAAAACCATTAATGGAAAAAGTAAAAGCTTCTATCCAAAAAGTTGGAAAAGCTAAAGGTTTCCAATACATTTTAGACGGTTCTACTTTATTGTTAGCTGATGGTCCAAACATTACTGCTGATGTAAAAAAAGATTTAGGATTCTAA
- a CDS encoding OmpH family outer membrane protein, with protein sequence MRRQFLFIFLALIVANTSQAQTRTTRIGYIDMEYILENVSDYKEAKAQLELKAQKWKQEIEAKKLDINNLKESLKAERALLTKELIDEKETEIKFLETEMMDYQQKQFGVDGNLMHQKAGLAKPIQDQVFTAVQDIAEAKNYDFVFDKSSDLTMLFSNKKFDISDQVIRILNRTDKREQLTKKQLKDQEAKEKLENAIDENPAMADRQKALDDKKAARAKLIEDRRLEQEAKKKEYEDRRKALAAERDAKKNGTVSEPAKTEPAKTDGTTAKPATTVTPTEGTAPAQPAVNKAEERQKLYEQRKKELEERRKKILEEREAAKKAKEAETQKSNTTNN encoded by the coding sequence ATGAGAAGACAATTTTTATTTATATTTTTAGCCCTGATTGTAGCAAATACAAGTCAGGCTCAAACAAGAACGACAAGGATTGGCTACATCGATATGGAGTATATTTTGGAAAATGTTTCCGATTACAAAGAAGCTAAAGCTCAATTAGAGTTAAAGGCTCAAAAGTGGAAACAGGAAATAGAAGCCAAAAAACTGGACATCAATAATCTTAAAGAAAGCCTTAAAGCCGAAAGAGCTTTACTGACAAAAGAGCTTATTGACGAGAAAGAAACCGAGATTAAATTTCTCGAAACTGAAATGATGGATTATCAGCAAAAGCAATTTGGTGTTGACGGAAATCTGATGCATCAAAAAGCAGGTTTGGCAAAGCCTATACAAGACCAGGTTTTTACTGCGGTTCAGGATATTGCCGAAGCAAAAAATTATGACTTTGTCTTTGACAAATCATCTGATTTGACAATGCTTTTTAGTAATAAAAAATTTGACATCAGCGATCAGGTAATCCGTATTTTAAACCGTACGGACAAACGTGAACAACTGACTAAAAAACAATTAAAAGATCAGGAAGCCAAAGAAAAACTGGAAAATGCAATTGACGAAAATCCGGCAATGGCAGACCGACAAAAAGCTCTTGATGACAAAAAAGCCGCCAGAGCAAAATTAATTGAGGACAGAAGACTTGAGCAGGAAGCCAAGAAAAAAGAATACGAAGACAGAAGAAAAGCATTAGCCGCTGAAAGGGATGCCAAAAAAAATGGCACGGTTTCTGAACCTGCCAAAACAGAACCAGCTAAAACGGATGGTACAACAGCTAAACCTGCTACCACTGTTACGCCAACTGAAGGAACAGCACCGGCTCAGCCTGCAGTAAATAAAGCTGAAGAAAGACAAAAGCTTTACGAACAGCGCAAAAAAGAATTAGAAGAAAGAAGAAAGAAAATTTTAGAAGAAAGAGAAGCGGCGAAAAAAGCAAAAGAAGCCGAAACACAAAAATCAAATACGACCAATAATTAA
- a CDS encoding outer membrane protein assembly factor — translation MRLLLVIKKENVDLEKPVNKLNNFLVLQKRIQIVFTLLLLGSFSQIKAQERVPFDQGKKYILAKVSVVGKISFNEQTVVTFSGLQKGQEIAVPGEEISGAIKKLGKLGLFDEISFYVNKIDNDSIYLDLNIVELPKLNEVKFVGIKKNKIEGLIKDNNLTKNKIVNENLITTTKNYIENKYKKEGFYNTKVTITNTPDSTAGNHVNMLVRVDKGDKVKISSIDFTGNKQLSGNQLRAAMKDTKQKNVLRILKSSKFIPEKYKTDLEKVVAAYKEKGYRDARIISDSVKYDKKKNMLAIKINVEEGNKYYFGNIKFLGNTVYSDQLLSRYLGIKKGETYNGVLLEKRIADKTKPDAEDITNLYQNNGYLFSNINAVEVKTVNDTIDFEIRVTEGPIAYFNKISVVGNDKTNDHVIYRELRTKPGEKYSKEQLVRTIREIGQLGFFDPEAIDPKFKNVDAAAGTVDIEYHVVEKGSSQVELQGGYGGGGFIGTLGLSFNNFSARNLFNKESYKPLPMGDGQKVALRLQGSTYFQTYSVSFSEPWFGGKKPVQFSSSISYSKQFLNNFQTRNVDKSKSFNILTLQVGLAKRLTVPDDYFVLSQSISYQHYDLNNYNTGLFTFGNGASRNLAYTIGLSRSNKGVNPIFPTYGSDFSISAKITPPYSLFNGIDYGDLQNQKEYKTQYTGAPKSGADGKPLNTGDYTKTEIINGQSGVVSVGSDYASADVDQGKVDQKRYNWLEYYKIKFRGEWFTKLYGKLVLRTLTEFGFMGAYNQARGLVPFERFYLGGDGMANYSMDGRETVQLRGYENNSLTPVNARGEQIGATIYNKFSMELRYPITLKASASIYALAFLEAGSSYPTFKAYNPFDLNRSAGVGLRVFMPAFGLLGIDWGYGFDPQPGETKAHGKEIHFIIGQQF, via the coding sequence ATGAGGCTATTATTAGTTATCAAAAAAGAGAACGTAGATTTGGAAAAACCAGTGAACAAATTAAATAATTTTTTAGTGTTGCAAAAAAGAATACAAATAGTCTTTACCCTACTTCTTTTGGGTAGTTTTTCACAAATTAAAGCGCAGGAAAGAGTTCCTTTTGATCAGGGGAAAAAATATATTCTTGCCAAAGTTTCTGTTGTTGGTAAAATAAGCTTTAACGAACAAACAGTTGTTACTTTCTCCGGTCTTCAAAAAGGACAGGAAATTGCTGTTCCGGGTGAAGAAATCAGTGGCGCTATTAAAAAATTAGGCAAACTTGGCCTTTTTGACGAAATCTCCTTTTATGTAAACAAAATCGACAACGACAGTATCTATCTGGACCTGAACATTGTCGAACTCCCTAAATTAAATGAAGTTAAATTCGTTGGTATCAAAAAAAATAAAATTGAAGGGCTAATTAAGGACAACAATCTGACTAAAAACAAAATTGTCAACGAAAACTTAATCACGACAACTAAAAATTATATTGAAAATAAATATAAAAAAGAAGGTTTTTACAACACTAAAGTTACCATTACCAATACTCCTGACAGTACAGCGGGCAATCATGTAAACATGCTTGTACGGGTAGACAAAGGAGATAAGGTCAAGATTAGCAGTATCGATTTCACTGGAAACAAACAGCTTAGCGGAAATCAGTTGCGAGCTGCTATGAAAGACACTAAACAAAAGAACGTACTTCGTATCTTAAAATCTTCTAAATTCATTCCTGAAAAATACAAAACTGACTTAGAAAAAGTCGTTGCTGCCTATAAAGAAAAAGGATATCGTGATGCCCGTATTATTTCTGATTCTGTTAAATACGACAAGAAGAAAAATATGCTGGCCATCAAAATTAATGTAGAAGAAGGAAACAAATACTACTTCGGAAATATTAAATTCTTAGGAAATACGGTCTATTCAGATCAATTATTAAGCCGTTATTTAGGAATCAAAAAAGGTGAAACTTACAACGGTGTTTTACTGGAAAAACGTATTGCCGACAAGACAAAACCTGACGCTGAAGACATCACCAACTTATACCAAAACAATGGTTATTTATTCTCTAACATCAATGCTGTAGAGGTAAAAACAGTAAACGATACCATCGATTTTGAGATTAGAGTTACAGAAGGTCCGATCGCATATTTCAACAAAATATCGGTTGTAGGAAATGACAAAACAAACGACCACGTAATTTATCGTGAATTAAGAACTAAACCTGGAGAAAAATACAGTAAAGAGCAGTTAGTACGAACCATTCGTGAAATTGGACAATTAGGATTCTTTGATCCTGAAGCCATCGATCCAAAATTCAAAAATGTTGATGCTGCAGCAGGAACTGTTGATATTGAATACCATGTTGTAGAAAAAGGATCCAGCCAGGTAGAACTCCAGGGAGGTTACGGTGGTGGAGGTTTCATTGGTACCCTTGGATTATCGTTTAACAACTTCTCAGCAAGAAACCTGTTCAATAAAGAATCATACAAGCCATTACCAATGGGAGATGGTCAAAAAGTAGCACTTCGTTTACAGGGAAGTACTTATTTCCAAACCTATAGTGTATCATTTTCAGAACCATGGTTTGGAGGAAAAAAACCAGTACAATTTAGTTCTTCTATATCCTACAGTAAACAATTCCTAAACAATTTCCAGACTAGGAATGTAGATAAAAGCAAGAGTTTCAACATCCTGACTTTACAGGTTGGTTTGGCCAAAAGGCTTACTGTGCCGGACGATTACTTCGTTTTATCACAATCTATAAGTTACCAACATTATGATTTGAACAATTATAACACAGGATTGTTTACCTTTGGTAACGGAGCGTCGAGAAACTTAGCGTATACTATTGGGCTTTCCAGAAGCAATAAAGGGGTTAACCCAATATTCCCAACTTATGGTTCAGACTTTAGTATTTCTGCAAAAATAACTCCTCCTTATTCCTTGTTTAACGGAATTGATTACGGCGATTTGCAAAATCAAAAAGAATACAAAACACAATACACAGGAGCTCCAAAATCTGGTGCAGATGGCAAGCCATTGAATACCGGAGATTATACCAAAACGGAAATCATAAACGGGCAATCGGGAGTTGTAAGTGTGGGTTCTGATTACGCAAGTGCAGATGTTGACCAGGGGAAAGTGGATCAAAAAAGATACAATTGGCTGGAATATTATAAAATTAAGTTTAGAGGTGAGTGGTTTACCAAACTTTATGGTAAATTAGTACTGCGAACTCTGACAGAATTTGGATTCATGGGAGCCTACAATCAGGCGAGAGGTCTTGTCCCTTTTGAGCGTTTCTATTTAGGTGGAGACGGAATGGCAAACTACTCGATGGACGGTAGAGAAACAGTACAATTGAGAGGTTATGAAAACAATTCTTTGACTCCGGTAAATGCAAGAGGAGAACAGATTGGAGCAACAATCTATAACAAATTCTCTATGGAGTTACGTTATCCGATTACATTAAAAGCTTCTGCATCGATTTATGCATTAGCATTTTTAGAAGCTGGTTCATCATACCCAACTTTTAAAGCTTATAACCCATTTGATCTGAACCGTTCTGCGGGTGTTGGTTTACGTGTATTCATGCCGGCATTTGGATTATTGGGTATTGACTGGGGTTACGGTTTCGATCCTCAACCGGGAGAAACTAAGGCACATGGTAAAGAGATTCACTTTATCATCGGGCAACAATTCTAA
- a CDS encoding isoprenyl transferase produces MNLLESIDKTNLPQHLAIIMDGNGRWAKQQGFLRAFGHENGTKSVKNTIKTCAKLGIEYLTLYAFSTENWNRPKLEVEALMKILINSLKKELGTLQENNIKLNAIGNLEKLPKSAQKELLDVMEKTKNNTRLTLTLALSYGSREELVQAVRAISDKVKNNIISIDSIDDSIINEHLYTQNLPDVDLLIRTSGEHRISNFLLWQIAYAELYFTNVLWPDFKDQDLYEAIISYQKRERRFGKTSEQIK; encoded by the coding sequence ATGAATTTACTAGAATCAATAGATAAAACAAATTTACCTCAACACCTGGCCATTATTATGGACGGGAATGGCCGTTGGGCAAAACAACAAGGTTTTTTAAGAGCATTTGGTCACGAAAACGGAACAAAATCTGTAAAAAACACCATAAAAACATGTGCAAAACTTGGTATTGAATACCTGACACTATACGCCTTTTCGACAGAAAACTGGAATCGTCCAAAACTGGAAGTCGAAGCACTGATGAAAATTTTGATCAATTCTTTAAAAAAAGAACTTGGAACCCTGCAGGAAAACAACATCAAACTTAATGCTATCGGGAACCTTGAAAAATTACCAAAATCAGCTCAAAAAGAGCTGCTGGATGTAATGGAAAAGACCAAAAACAATACCCGCCTAACTTTAACTTTAGCATTAAGTTACGGATCAAGAGAAGAATTGGTTCAGGCTGTTAGAGCCATCAGTGATAAAGTTAAAAATAATATAATTTCAATAGACTCTATTGACGATTCAATTATAAATGAGCATCTTTACACGCAAAATTTACCTGACGTAGATTTATTAATAAGAACAAGTGGAGAGCATAGAATAAGTAATTTTTTGCTATGGCAGATCGCCTATGCAGAACTATATTTTACTAATGTCTTATGGCCAGACTTTAAAGACCAAGATTTATATGAGGCTATTATTAGTTATCAAAAAAGAGAACGTAGATTTGGAAAAACCAGTGAACAAATTAAATAA
- a CDS encoding DUF6089 family protein, whose amino-acid sequence MKKIFNLLLCFFPFITLNAQINEIGVFLGGSNFVGDVGKTTYIAPEKLAFGVLYKWNKSPRHSYRFSYTQSTVTGNDFDSSETGRNRRGYSFKNNVKELSAGLEFNFFDFNLHDYHRKITPYIFSGLNFFMYDKLYRFTSSPTVTQSISSNSFAIPIILGIKSNITPSIVLGAEVGARYTFTDAMDSSNPNTKNTNILQFGNLNNNDWYVFSGITLTYTFGEKPCYCAE is encoded by the coding sequence ATGAAGAAAATTTTTAATTTATTGTTATGTTTTTTCCCCTTTATCACACTAAATGCTCAAATCAATGAGATTGGTGTTTTTTTAGGTGGAAGTAACTTTGTAGGAGATGTAGGCAAAACCACCTATATTGCACCGGAAAAACTGGCTTTTGGTGTCTTGTACAAATGGAATAAAAGTCCGCGTCACTCCTATCGTTTCTCGTATACACAATCAACCGTTACAGGAAACGATTTCGATTCATCTGAAACAGGAAGAAACAGAAGAGGCTATAGCTTTAAAAACAATGTAAAAGAGCTTTCGGCTGGTCTGGAATTCAATTTTTTCGACTTCAATCTGCATGATTATCACAGAAAAATAACTCCGTATATCTTCTCCGGACTTAACTTTTTTATGTACGACAAATTGTACCGCTTTACATCAAGTCCAACCGTAACACAATCTATAAGTTCAAATTCGTTTGCTATACCTATTATATTGGGTATAAAATCAAACATCACTCCAAGTATTGTTCTGGGAGCCGAAGTTGGAGCACGATATACTTTTACAGATGCTATGGATTCCAGTAATCCAAATACAAAAAACACAAACATATTACAGTTTGGAAATTTAAATAATAATGATTGGTATGTCTTCTCTGGTATTACTTTAACTTATACCTTTGGAGAAAAACCTTGCTATTGCGCAGAATAA
- a CDS encoding NAD kinase, which translates to MKVAIYGQYYQNSTGPIIKDIFIFFNSNNVEMVIEEDFLKMLYEKELVKKEYKTFSSSTSLDDSYEMLISIGGDGTILRAATLVRNSGIPILGINAGRLGFLATVPRESIDNFLQYIIDKNYTISERTLLSLTCDPKNEAIEDDLNFAMNEVTVSRKDTTSMITVETYLNNEYLNSYWADGLIISTPTGSTGYSLSCGGPILTPNVESLVITPIAPHNLNARPLVIPDNTEIKLRVTGREDQYLVSLDSRITSVKNDSVLKIKKTDFKIKMVEIPGETFLKTLRKKLLWGEDKRN; encoded by the coding sequence ATGAAAGTAGCCATTTACGGGCAGTATTATCAAAACAGTACAGGCCCCATTATTAAAGACATTTTTATTTTTTTCAATTCCAATAATGTCGAAATGGTAATTGAAGAAGACTTTCTGAAAATGCTCTACGAAAAAGAACTCGTTAAAAAGGAATACAAAACCTTTTCTTCTTCTACTTCGTTAGACGACAGTTATGAAATGCTCATTAGTATTGGTGGCGACGGAACGATTTTAAGAGCCGCAACGCTGGTTCGCAACTCAGGAATTCCAATATTAGGAATCAACGCCGGAAGATTAGGATTTCTGGCAACAGTTCCCAGAGAAAGTATCGATAATTTTTTACAATACATCATCGACAAAAATTACACGATCTCCGAAAGAACTTTATTAAGCTTAACCTGCGATCCTAAAAACGAAGCCATCGAAGACGACTTAAACTTTGCAATGAATGAAGTCACTGTAAGCCGAAAAGACACCACGTCTATGATCACAGTTGAAACCTATTTAAACAACGAATATTTAAATTCATACTGGGCAGACGGTCTGATAATTTCAACGCCAACCGGCTCGACAGGTTATTCATTAAGCTGCGGCGGTCCTATTCTGACCCCAAATGTCGAAAGCTTAGTGATCACCCCTATTGCACCGCACAATTTAAACGCAAGACCGTTGGTCATTCCGGACAATACCGAAATCAAACTTCGTGTTACCGGAAGAGAAGACCAGTATTTAGTTTCATTAGATTCCAGAATCACGTCTGTAAAAAATGACTCCGTTCTAAAAATTAAAAAAACCGATTTCAAAATAAAAATGGTGGAAATACCGGGCGAAACTTTCCTTAAAACATTGAGAAAAAAACTGCTCTGGGGAGAAGACAAAAGAAATTAA
- a CDS encoding CBS domain-containing protein gives MTEITNYITNDFRAIDSQETIASVQDFFADLNFSHFPVLENGIFIGSIAADDVETFDTDKKAIDYKYTLERFFARKSMIWLDVLEVFAKNHTNTIPVLDESNTYIGYYEMEDIMKFFQETPFLKEQGGIIIVQKGLLDYSMGQITQIIESNNGKILGCFVSEADLENVQITIKIGVGPMNEIIQTFRRYNYEIISEHQEDAYINSLKERSDYLDKYLNI, from the coding sequence ATGACAGAAATTACAAACTATATCACCAATGATTTCAGAGCGATTGATAGTCAGGAAACGATAGCATCGGTTCAGGACTTTTTTGCTGATTTGAATTTTTCGCATTTTCCGGTTTTAGAAAATGGGATTTTTATTGGAAGTATCGCCGCCGATGATGTCGAAACTTTTGACACAGATAAAAAAGCCATTGACTACAAATATACCCTGGAACGTTTTTTTGCCCGAAAATCTATGATTTGGCTTGACGTTCTGGAAGTATTTGCTAAAAATCATACTAATACAATCCCGGTTCTTGACGAAAGCAATACCTATATTGGTTATTATGAAATGGAGGACATCATGAAGTTTTTTCAGGAAACTCCTTTTTTAAAAGAGCAAGGCGGTATTATCATTGTTCAAAAAGGACTTTTGGATTACTCCATGGGACAGATTACTCAAATTATAGAAAGTAATAACGGTAAAATCCTTGGCTGTTTTGTCTCTGAAGCTGACTTAGAAAATGTTCAGATCACCATAAAAATTGGCGTAGGTCCTATGAACGAAATCATTCAGACTTTTAGACGATACAATTACGAAATCATATCCGAACACCAGGAAGACGCTTATATCAACAGCTTAAAAGAGCGTTCTGATTATCTGGACAAATATCTTAATATATAG
- a CDS encoding pyridoxine 5'-phosphate synthase has product MTKLSVNINKIATLRNARGGNVPDLLKVATDIQNFGSQGITIHPRPDERHIRYQDARDLKAIVYTEYNIEGNPQHNFIDLVLECKPTQVTLVPDAIGAITSSAGWDTVANQSYLTEVIQEFQRNGIRTSIFVDPVLEIIEGAKKTGTDRIELYTEAFAHQYSLGNKNGIDPYVEAAKLANELNLGINAGHDLSLDNIQFFKQNIPGLLEVSIGHALISEALYLGLDNVVNMYLNKLK; this is encoded by the coding sequence ATGACAAAGTTAAGTGTAAATATCAATAAAATTGCAACGTTGCGAAATGCACGCGGCGGAAATGTTCCTGATTTATTAAAAGTTGCAACCGATATTCAGAATTTCGGAAGCCAGGGAATCACGATCCATCCACGTCCGGACGAGCGTCATATTCGCTATCAGGATGCACGCGATTTAAAAGCAATTGTATATACCGAATATAATATTGAAGGAAATCCTCAGCATAATTTTATCGATTTGGTTTTAGAATGTAAACCAACACAGGTGACTCTTGTCCCTGATGCAATTGGGGCTATTACCTCGTCTGCAGGTTGGGATACGGTAGCCAATCAATCGTATCTAACAGAAGTTATTCAGGAGTTTCAGCGTAACGGAATCAGAACTTCGATTTTTGTTGATCCGGTGCTGGAAATTATTGAAGGAGCAAAAAAAACAGGAACAGATCGTATTGAGTTGTATACGGAAGCTTTTGCACATCAATACAGTCTAGGAAATAAAAACGGAATCGATCCTTATGTTGAAGCAGCAAAACTGGCTAATGAGTTGAACTTAGGAATCAATGCGGGCCATGATTTAAGTTTGGATAATATTCAGTTCTTCAAGCAAAACATACCGGGGCTGTTAGAAGTTTCTATTGGCCATGCTTTGATTTCAGAAGCTCTTTACTTAGGTTTGGATAACGTAGTAAATATGTATCTGAATAAATTGAAGTAA